One region of Termitidicoccus mucosus genomic DNA includes:
- a CDS encoding sialate O-acetylesterase yields MLIKTRLIRFASVIASCALCAVSSGAAGLPITLAPLFRDGAVLQRGKPVPVWGTAGAGETITVSFGRQTATATAGADGKWRADLPAFEASAVSRALTVTSAGAKDAITVNDVVVGEVWLAAGQSNMERVTRATDYGKFETTFARAPLVRHWKNGKKVSDAPYARAMGKWEAVTPETVGESTGVGHYFALDLHRALGVPVGVINCSWGGTRVEAWMPPGTTDAKNGPAFAGIHTRWAETLQAYPEAKKRADANLTAWEKERAAAAAAGKPFTKRRPGTAWGPGHQATPGGLFNGMIAPHVPCALRGFIWYQGCSNTNRAHEYHALFSAMITGWRAQFAQSDLPFYWVQLANYRGSGAGNTEYADLRGAQTATLSLPNTGQAVTIDIGNVNDIHPRNKHDVGRRLALLALKRTYGFKTLVDTGPEFASAIAEGPAMRVTFKPSDSPLTSPRGLTPSGFELAGADKKFHPAEAKIEKGTVLVTSPAVPRPAAVRYAWRNAPAAGLFNQDGLPACPFRSDDW; encoded by the coding sequence ATGTTAATAAAAACCCGCCTCATCCGCTTTGCCTCTGTGATTGCCAGTTGCGCGCTTTGCGCCGTTTCGAGCGGAGCGGCCGGCCTGCCAATCACGCTCGCGCCGCTCTTCCGCGACGGCGCGGTGTTGCAGCGCGGGAAGCCGGTGCCGGTCTGGGGCACGGCGGGCGCCGGGGAAACGATCACCGTGTCCTTCGGCAGGCAAACCGCCACGGCCACCGCCGGCGCGGATGGCAAATGGCGCGCCGACCTGCCGGCGTTCGAGGCCTCGGCGGTTTCGCGCGCGCTCACCGTCACCAGCGCCGGCGCGAAGGACGCGATCACCGTGAATGACGTGGTGGTCGGCGAGGTCTGGCTCGCCGCCGGCCAGTCCAACATGGAGCGCGTCACCCGCGCCACCGATTACGGAAAATTCGAAACCACCTTCGCCCGCGCCCCGCTCGTACGGCATTGGAAAAACGGCAAAAAAGTCTCCGACGCGCCCTATGCGCGCGCGATGGGAAAATGGGAGGCCGTCACGCCGGAAACCGTCGGCGAATCCACCGGCGTCGGCCATTATTTCGCTCTGGACCTCCATCGCGCGCTCGGCGTGCCGGTGGGCGTCATCAATTGCTCGTGGGGCGGCACCCGCGTCGAGGCGTGGATGCCGCCCGGCACCACCGACGCGAAAAACGGCCCCGCCTTCGCCGGCATTCACACCCGCTGGGCCGAGACGCTCCAAGCCTATCCCGAGGCGAAAAAACGCGCCGACGCCAACCTCACCGCGTGGGAAAAGGAACGCGCCGCGGCGGCTGCCGCCGGGAAACCCTTCACGAAACGCCGCCCCGGCACGGCTTGGGGTCCAGGCCACCAGGCCACGCCCGGCGGCCTCTTCAATGGCATGATCGCGCCGCACGTGCCCTGCGCGCTGCGCGGCTTCATCTGGTATCAAGGCTGCTCCAACACCAACCGCGCGCACGAATACCACGCGCTTTTCAGCGCCATGATCACCGGCTGGCGCGCGCAGTTCGCGCAGAGCGACCTCCCTTTCTACTGGGTGCAGCTCGCCAACTACCGCGGCTCCGGCGCCGGCAACACCGAATACGCCGACCTCCGCGGCGCGCAAACCGCGACGCTTTCCCTCCCCAACACCGGCCAGGCCGTCACCATCGACATCGGCAACGTCAACGACATCCACCCGCGCAACAAGCACGATGTCGGCCGCCGCCTCGCACTCCTCGCGCTCAAGCGCACCTACGGATTCAAAACGCTCGTTGACACCGGCCCCGAATTTGCCTCCGCCATCGCCGAGGGCCCCGCGATGCGCGTGACCTTCAAGCCCTCTGACAGTCCGCTCACCAGCCCGCGCGGCCTGACGCCGTCGGGCTTTGAACTCGCCGGCGCCGACAAAAAATTCCATCCCGCCGAGGCGAAAATCGAGAAGGGCACGGTGCTCGTGACCTCGCCCGCCGTGCCGCGCCCCGCCGCCGTCCGCTACGCCTGGCGCAACGCGCCCGCCGCCGGTCTGTTCAACCAGGACGGACTTCCCGCCTGCCCCTTCCGCAGCGACGACTGGTGA
- a CDS encoding trehalase family glycosidase, with product MKPLLSVLCLLPLSGSLDAAPVAAASDDIIAVRDFIKGSWEKTFRSNDRDEGSLIGLPKPYAVPSIAGNFQEMYYWDTYFTGEGLLLDGHADMAANNVENMVYLVGLYGKMPNGNRTHFENRSQPPYLGMMVESVYKKTGDKDWLRRVLPGLQAEYHFWMTRRLTPCGLNRYSSEGTLANRERIVGILKKRLGEKFQQQTAGYSRVDVSRAGGHFIAEAESGWDFTPRFQMRCEDFCPVDLNANLYYYEKNFEYSLRELGKPEEAEAWAEKADRRKALMRKYLRDDETGLYYDYDFVNDRRSDVVSAAVFSLMYARILDADEAAALREKALAALEYPHGIATCAERDYGFTYQWSFPNAWAPLQYLAIRGLDNYGFSHDARRIAGKYVAMVANTYKTTNNLWEKYNVVEGNVNVTNEYKMPPMMGWTAGIFVWTDEYLRQQTDGLDTQ from the coding sequence ATGAAGCCACTCCTGTCCGTATTGTGCCTGCTGCCTCTTTCCGGGTCGCTGGATGCCGCGCCCGTGGCGGCGGCATCCGATGATATAATTGCAGTGCGCGATTTCATCAAGGGCTCATGGGAAAAGACGTTCCGGTCCAACGACAGGGACGAGGGTTCGCTGATCGGGCTGCCGAAGCCCTACGCCGTCCCGAGCATCGCCGGGAATTTCCAGGAGATGTATTACTGGGACACCTATTTCACCGGCGAGGGGCTGCTTCTCGACGGGCATGCGGACATGGCGGCCAACAATGTCGAAAACATGGTTTATCTGGTCGGGCTTTACGGCAAGATGCCCAACGGCAACCGCACACATTTTGAAAACCGCTCCCAGCCGCCCTATCTGGGCATGATGGTGGAAAGCGTATATAAAAAGACCGGCGACAAGGACTGGCTGCGCCGGGTTCTGCCGGGCTTGCAGGCAGAATATCATTTTTGGATGACCCGGCGACTCACGCCGTGCGGGTTGAACCGCTATTCCAGCGAGGGCACGCTGGCCAACCGGGAGCGCATCGTGGGGATTCTGAAAAAACGGCTCGGCGAGAAATTCCAGCAGCAGACCGCCGGCTACTCGCGGGTGGACGTGTCGCGGGCGGGCGGACATTTCATCGCCGAGGCGGAGTCGGGCTGGGATTTCACTCCGCGCTTCCAGATGCGCTGCGAGGATTTCTGCCCGGTGGATTTGAACGCCAATTTATATTATTACGAAAAGAACTTTGAATACTCCCTCCGCGAACTGGGCAAGCCTGAAGAGGCCGAGGCCTGGGCGGAAAAGGCGGACCGAAGAAAAGCGCTCATGCGCAAATATCTCCGGGACGATGAGACCGGACTTTATTATGATTATGACTTCGTGAACGACCGGCGCTCGGATGTGGTGTCGGCCGCGGTGTTCAGCCTCATGTATGCGCGCATCCTCGATGCGGACGAGGCGGCGGCGCTGCGGGAGAAGGCGCTGGCGGCGCTGGAGTATCCGCACGGCATCGCGACCTGCGCGGAGCGCGATTACGGCTTCACGTATCAGTGGTCGTTTCCCAATGCCTGGGCGCCGCTGCAATACCTAGCCATTCGCGGGCTGGATAACTATGGATTCAGCCACGATGCGCGCCGCATTGCCGGAAAATACGTCGCCATGGTTGCGAATACCTACAAGACGACAAACAATCTCTGGGAGAAATACAATGTGGTGGAGGGCAATGTGAACGTCACGAACGAATATAAGATGCCGCCCATGATGGGCTGGACGGCTGGAATTTTCGTCTGGACGGACGAATACTTGAGGCAACAAACAGACGGCCTTGATACTCAATGA
- a CDS encoding FAD-dependent oxidoreductase has product MNPPPLPPRLPKEAGLFLRVARLCGLGLVSSLAGSAVHEADVCIYGGTSAGVVAAVQTVRMGRSVILLEPGQHFGGMSIEGLGGTDIDNHRNFQNSPAVGGLALEFYRRVSARYGRTDEFEEMLRHRRKQRDLWRFEPHVAEAVFAEWIKESGIKALPTRRLAEKNNILKEGTRIVALRCDNGDEFRAAVFIDATYEGDLLAAAGVSTVLGREGNARHGETQNGIQTTSPRSHLDCAIDPYREPGRPSSGLIHGVQDQPIGREGDPDDSTQAFCFRLCLTKDPDNRLPIPKPSGYDPARYELQRRYLAAGGKITPPFAGLPNGKTDPGSWHRLAGNMPGFNDGYATASHAERTRMLRESREYIQGLYWFLANDPSAPQETRAAWSPWGLCKDEFTDNDGWPRAFYVRNGRRMVSDFVLTQNHGRKLDPLPVEDPVGLVWWPHDLHEARRLVRDGKVWLEGIVFDSSTDCDWTPFGIPYRSLVPRRTECVNLLTPTCPSATYVAYGAYRIEYQFMNAAQAVATAATLAIENQIAVQNVDYHRLRKRLLKDGQILAPPSP; this is encoded by the coding sequence ATGAACCCGCCGCCCCTCCCGCCCCGCCTCCCGAAAGAAGCCGGTCTTTTCCTCCGCGTTGCCCGGCTGTGCGGGCTGGGGTTGGTTTCAAGCCTCGCTGGCAGCGCCGTGCATGAGGCGGACGTATGCATTTACGGCGGAACCAGCGCCGGCGTCGTCGCCGCCGTGCAGACCGTGCGCATGGGCCGCTCCGTGATCCTGCTCGAACCCGGGCAGCACTTTGGCGGCATGAGCATCGAGGGGCTCGGCGGCACCGACATCGACAACCACCGTAATTTTCAAAACAGCCCCGCCGTTGGCGGTCTCGCACTGGAGTTTTACCGCCGCGTGAGCGCCCGTTACGGGCGGACGGACGAGTTTGAGGAGATGTTGCGCCATCGACGAAAACAGCGGGACCTCTGGCGGTTCGAACCACACGTCGCCGAGGCGGTCTTCGCGGAATGGATAAAAGAGTCTGGAATCAAGGCGCTGCCGACGCGCCGCCTCGCCGAAAAAAACAATATCCTCAAGGAGGGCACGCGCATCGTGGCGCTGCGCTGCGACAATGGCGACGAGTTCCGCGCCGCCGTGTTTATCGACGCCACTTACGAAGGCGACTTGCTTGCCGCCGCAGGGGTAAGCACCGTTTTGGGCCGGGAAGGAAACGCGCGCCACGGCGAAACCCAAAACGGTATCCAGACCACCTCGCCACGCAGCCACTTGGACTGTGCGATTGACCCTTATCGGGAGCCGGGCCGGCCCTCCAGCGGACTCATCCACGGCGTGCAGGATCAGCCAATCGGACGCGAGGGCGATCCCGACGACAGCACCCAGGCATTTTGTTTTCGTCTCTGCCTGACGAAAGATCCCGATAATCGTCTGCCCATCCCCAAGCCATCCGGCTACGATCCCGCGCGCTACGAACTCCAACGCCGCTACCTCGCGGCAGGCGGGAAAATCACACCGCCCTTCGCCGGCCTGCCCAATGGCAAAACCGATCCGGGAAGCTGGCACCGTCTCGCGGGCAACATGCCCGGTTTCAACGACGGTTACGCCACCGCATCCCATGCCGAACGCACCCGGATGCTGCGTGAAAGCCGCGAATACATCCAGGGCCTCTATTGGTTTCTGGCCAACGATCCATCCGCCCCTCAAGAGACGCGCGCGGCGTGGAGCCCGTGGGGATTATGCAAGGACGAGTTTACCGACAACGACGGCTGGCCGCGCGCTTTCTACGTGCGCAACGGACGAAGGATGGTGAGCGATTTTGTCCTCACGCAAAATCACGGACGCAAACTCGATCCGCTGCCCGTCGAAGATCCGGTCGGGCTGGTGTGGTGGCCGCACGATTTGCACGAAGCCCGGCGGCTCGTGCGCGACGGCAAGGTATGGCTGGAAGGTATCGTTTTCGATTCGTCAACAGACTGCGACTGGACACCCTTCGGCATCCCTTATCGCAGTCTGGTTCCGCGGCGCACCGAATGCGTAAATTTACTTACACCGACCTGCCCGTCGGCAACCTACGTGGCCTACGGCGCCTACCGTATAGAGTATCAATTTATGAACGCGGCCCAGGCTGTCGCAACCGCCGCCACTCTCGCCATCGAGAACCAAATCGCCGTCCAGAATGTTGACTATCACCGCCTGCGCAAACGCCTGCTCAAGGACGGCCAGATCTTGGCTCCGCCTTCGCCATGA